The Dokdonella koreensis DS-123 genome has a segment encoding these proteins:
- the galU gene encoding UTP--glucose-1-phosphate uridylyltransferase GalU has protein sequence MSSSRLRKVVFPVAGLGTRFLPATKVVAKEMLPVLDRPLIQYAVDEAVDAGADTLIFVTNRYKHAIADYFDKAYELEAKLAQSGKDELLALVQGTLPRNVRCVFVTQPEALGLGHAVLCARPVVGDEPFGVVLADDLIWNRGAGALRQMAEVAAREDAGVLAVEEVPREQTHKYGIVDAEPLSERAARVRLVVEKPKPEVAPSNLAIVGRYVLPGRIFELLERTRPGAGGEIQLTDAIEALLQERPVLAYRFEGRRFDCGNKLGLVQATLHMALEDPQIAAATRAFVDTL, from the coding sequence GTGAGCTCTAGCCGCCTGCGCAAGGTCGTCTTTCCGGTCGCCGGCCTCGGTACCCGGTTCCTGCCCGCCACCAAGGTGGTCGCCAAGGAGATGCTGCCGGTCCTGGACCGGCCGCTGATCCAGTACGCGGTCGACGAGGCCGTCGACGCCGGCGCCGACACGCTGATCTTCGTCACCAACCGCTACAAGCACGCGATCGCCGACTATTTCGACAAGGCCTACGAGCTGGAAGCCAAGCTGGCCCAGTCCGGCAAGGACGAGCTGCTCGCGCTGGTGCAGGGCACCCTGCCGCGCAACGTGCGCTGCGTGTTCGTGACCCAGCCCGAGGCGCTCGGCCTGGGGCATGCCGTGCTCTGCGCGCGCCCGGTGGTCGGCGACGAGCCGTTCGGCGTGGTCCTGGCCGACGACCTGATCTGGAACCGTGGCGCCGGCGCGCTGCGCCAGATGGCCGAGGTGGCCGCGCGCGAGGACGCCGGCGTGCTGGCGGTGGAGGAAGTGCCGCGCGAGCAGACCCACAAGTACGGCATCGTCGATGCCGAGCCGCTCTCCGAGCGGGCGGCGCGGGTGCGCCTGGTGGTCGAGAAACCCAAGCCCGAGGTGGCGCCGTCGAACCTGGCGATCGTCGGCCGCTACGTGCTGCCCGGCCGCATCTTCGAGCTGCTCGAGCGCACGCGCCCCGGCGCCGGCGGCGAGATCCAGCTGACCGACGCGATCGAGGCGCTGCTGCAGGAGCGGCCGGTGCTCGCGTACCGCTTCGAGGGCCGGCGGTTCGACTGCGGCAACAAGCTGGGCCTGGTCCAGGCCACGCTGCACATGGCGCTGGAGGACCCGCAGATCGCGGCAGCCACGCGCGCCTTCGTCGACACGCTCTGA
- a CDS encoding trans-sulfuration enzyme family protein, with translation MDLSYILNHLGEDRASYHGAVAPPLVQSSIFAFPSVADMRAGFRDEYAQHMYTRGNNPTVAMLRRKLAALEGAEDCLVFGSGAAAMAAGVIACVGQGDHVVCVARPYSWTRSLLQDFLPRFGVGASFVDGTDSAAFEAALTPRTRLIVLESPNSMTFEQQDLAAVAALARRHGIRTLCDNSHATPLNQSPIALGIDLVAHSATKYLNGHSDVVAGALCGEAALLRAVFKGPYMTLGAILSPHDAWLLLRGLRTLEIRMQRVAASTREVLAWLERQPRIRRVWSPQAADNPQLGLSERQLRGASGLVTIDLDAADVAAVERFCDGLERFLMTVSWGGYESLAFPVCAVFPPGAPLRPAAGLPLSLVRLSIGLEDPGILIADLEQALTRL, from the coding sequence ATGGACCTGAGCTACATCCTCAACCACCTCGGCGAGGACCGCGCCAGCTACCACGGCGCGGTGGCGCCGCCGCTGGTGCAATCCTCGATCTTCGCGTTCCCGAGCGTCGCGGACATGCGGGCCGGTTTCCGCGACGAGTACGCGCAGCACATGTACACGCGCGGCAACAACCCGACCGTGGCGATGCTGCGGCGCAAGCTGGCGGCGCTGGAAGGCGCCGAGGACTGCCTGGTCTTCGGCAGCGGCGCCGCGGCGATGGCTGCCGGCGTGATCGCCTGCGTCGGGCAGGGCGACCACGTGGTCTGCGTGGCCCGGCCGTACAGCTGGACGCGCAGCCTGCTGCAGGATTTCCTGCCACGGTTCGGCGTCGGCGCCAGTTTCGTCGACGGGACCGACAGCGCGGCCTTCGAGGCGGCGCTGACGCCGCGCACGCGCCTGATCGTGCTGGAAAGCCCCAACTCGATGACGTTCGAGCAGCAGGACCTGGCCGCGGTCGCGGCGCTGGCCCGCCGGCACGGCATCCGCACGCTGTGCGACAACAGCCACGCCACGCCGCTGAACCAGTCGCCGATCGCGCTCGGCATCGACCTGGTCGCCCATTCGGCGACCAAGTACCTCAACGGCCACAGCGACGTGGTCGCCGGCGCGCTGTGCGGCGAGGCGGCCCTGCTGCGCGCCGTGTTCAAGGGGCCGTACATGACCCTCGGCGCCATCCTGTCGCCGCACGACGCCTGGCTGCTGCTGCGGGGCCTGAGGACGCTGGAGATCCGCATGCAGCGCGTCGCCGCCAGCACGCGCGAGGTGCTGGCCTGGCTCGAGAGGCAGCCGCGCATCCGGCGCGTGTGGTCGCCGCAGGCCGCGGACAATCCGCAGCTGGGCTTGAGCGAGCGCCAGCTGCGCGGCGCCAGCGGCCTGGTCACGATCGACCTGGACGCCGCCGACGTGGCGGCCGTGGAGCGGTTCTGCGACGGCCTGGAACGGTTCCTGATGACCGTTTCCTGGGGCGGCTACGAGTCGCTGGCGTTCCCGGTCTGTGCGGTCTTCCCGCCCGGCGCGCCGCTGCGGCCGGCGGCCGGGCTGCCGCTCAGCCTGGTCCGCCTGTCGATCGGTCTGGAAGACCCCGGCATCCTGATCGCCGATCTCGAACAGGCGCTGACGCGGCTTTGA
- the rng gene encoding ribonuclease G: MSEEILINVTPRETRVALVENGMLQEVLVERSSRRGYVGNIYKGRISRVMPGMQAAFVEVGLQRTAFLHASDIVRPSLPIVADNGDLLPPLPPPIGELVREGQEVIVQIVKDPIGTKGARLTTHLSIPSRYLVLLPYSKVLGVSARIEVEEERARLKEMLAGLVGESPLGYIVRTNAEGQAGESLAEDVAYLGRLWAAVQDSAAKARVGECVYEDLALAQRALRDLMRPSIEKVRIDSRETLERAQRFVAQFMPELAERVEHYPGERPIFDLYGVEDEIQKALRKEVPLKSGGYLIVDQTEAMTTIDVNTGAFLGSRNLEETVFRTNLEAAQAAARQLRLRNLGGIIIIDFIDMTDEEHKRQVIRLLEKALARDHAKTTVYEMSELGLVEMTRKRTTESLERQLCEPCPACAGRGSLKTAETVTYEIFREITRAVRQFEAAKLLVLAAPKVVGRILDEEGAAVAELEEFIGKTIRFQAEEHYSQEQYDVVLL, encoded by the coding sequence GTGTCCGAAGAAATCCTCATCAACGTGACGCCCCGCGAGACCCGTGTGGCCCTGGTCGAGAACGGCATGTTGCAGGAGGTGCTGGTCGAGCGGTCGAGCCGGCGCGGCTACGTCGGCAACATCTACAAGGGCCGCATCAGCCGCGTCATGCCGGGCATGCAGGCGGCCTTCGTCGAGGTGGGGCTGCAGCGCACCGCCTTCCTGCACGCCTCGGACATCGTCCGGCCGTCGCTGCCGATCGTCGCCGACAACGGCGACCTGCTGCCGCCGCTGCCGCCGCCGATCGGCGAGCTGGTGCGCGAAGGGCAGGAGGTCATCGTCCAGATCGTCAAGGACCCGATCGGCACCAAGGGCGCGCGCCTGACCACGCATCTTTCGATTCCTTCGCGCTACCTGGTCCTGCTGCCGTACAGCAAGGTGCTGGGCGTGTCCGCACGGATCGAGGTCGAGGAGGAGCGCGCGCGCCTGAAGGAAATGCTGGCCGGCCTGGTCGGCGAGAGTCCGCTCGGCTACATCGTGCGCACCAACGCCGAAGGCCAGGCCGGCGAATCGCTGGCCGAGGACGTGGCCTACCTCGGGCGGCTGTGGGCCGCGGTGCAGGACAGCGCGGCCAAGGCGCGCGTGGGCGAATGCGTCTACGAGGACCTGGCCCTGGCGCAGCGCGCGTTGCGCGACCTGATGCGGCCCTCGATCGAGAAGGTCCGCATCGACTCGCGCGAGACGCTCGAGCGCGCCCAGCGCTTCGTCGCCCAGTTCATGCCGGAGCTGGCCGAGCGGGTGGAACATTACCCGGGCGAGCGGCCGATCTTCGACCTCTACGGCGTCGAGGACGAGATCCAGAAGGCGCTGCGCAAGGAGGTGCCGCTCAAGTCCGGCGGCTATCTGATCGTCGACCAGACCGAGGCGATGACCACGATCGACGTCAACACCGGTGCCTTCCTCGGCAGCCGCAACCTCGAGGAAACGGTGTTCCGCACCAACCTGGAGGCGGCCCAGGCCGCGGCGCGGCAGCTGCGCCTGCGCAACCTCGGCGGCATCATCATCATCGACTTCATCGACATGACCGATGAGGAGCACAAGCGCCAGGTGATCCGCCTGCTGGAGAAGGCGCTGGCGCGCGACCATGCCAAGACGACGGTCTACGAGATGTCCGAGCTCGGCCTGGTCGAGATGACGCGCAAGCGCACCACCGAGAGCCTGGAACGGCAGCTGTGCGAGCCGTGCCCGGCCTGTGCCGGCCGCGGCAGCCTCAAGACCGCCGAGACCGTCACTTACGAGATCTTCCGCGAGATCACCCGCGCGGTGCGCCAGTTCGAGGCGGCCAAGCTGCTGGTGCTGGCCGCGCCGAAGGTCGTCGGCCGCATCCTCGACGAGGAAGGCGCGGCAGTGGCGGAGCTGGAGGAATTCATCGGCAAGACGATCCGCTTCCAGGCCGAGGAGCACTACTCGCAGGAGCAGTACGATGTCGTACTGCTCTGA
- a CDS encoding YhdP family protein, producing MAPPIDPGRRRWRRVRRAVAATLATIVIALGVLVGIGQLVVPWLVRNPDRVETWLSERIHRPVTIGHIAARWVRGGPQLVLENVLIGPRAPDQTPLRLQRAELALNLFAPFQRNRAWNEFRLAGLDLALERDAAGRWQMHGFDLDVTATSDPLGALGVLVLVDLKLRLDDEKHAIHWQVGASELRVVNRGAELYVLGKVRSLDNESTPLDLITSIRRGEGRGRLYLSGADVDLGRLLREQSYAGARLQSGRGSVQAWAEWDGGQVLDLRTRVDLRDLALAGTAPGPAPGASQPLAAFERLALALRWRRGSGEAWALDIADFALTQAGQAYPPMRIGVDYQGSQPLRWRAGADTLALAPLARLTALADRLPDGLRTWLRDAAPRGRIDGLAVRYDAPDDYALEGRFAEVGFVPAGKAPGIVRLDGQVRGDAQAVLIELPLQAVTADFPGVFRWPLAFGEFGGDVLLRPVEGGWRLETDRIGFEGEGYGGELRGGIELLRGRPRPVLDLYAAVAHGEVQAAKRFWPVNVMPRPAVDWLDRALVAGRVAGGRAVFRGDLAEWPFDTFGGRFEAVAEIEDTQLQYLGEWPRVEGLKATARFVNDGMEASASAGTSLGASIGSAEARIADFGDAALELSATGRGTGRNLLAFVRATPIGARYREALTGLAIGGSGDFDFKLGVPLKKDAHGFSLDGTVALAGATVTQPDWRVDLTDVGGRVRFDQGGLQADRLAVKTRGHAGTLTLAIGEATAPGQAVQAQLQARLPADVVFADVPGLETIVARMAGTSLWTIAASVADAANGVPGRTQLVAETDLVGTTIDLPAPLAKGADTARPLRIALPMPYAGGDLRVTLGDVLTIDGRLPSATAPLALRLDFGTGTGGALPDRGFVVGGRAPVLDLGAWVGFAGGSAGTGDFELRGADVAVDDLQLGTRSIGATGIRIARSEAAIELGFTGAAVQGGITFPTRDLARAGVTVHLDRLHWPESPEEEDESTVSDIAPGALPPLHVWIGDLKIGRAVLGQTRLESRPVAGGMRIDQLEAKSPNLQMHAQGDWTGTEADNRSRLSIDLASHNLGRMLDAFGYAGIIDGGQTTARIEAGWAGPPTAFALAKLDGTLAITVGAGRILDVEPGAGRIFGLLSLTEIPRRLSLDFSDFFKSGFSFNAITGTFKLTTGNAATDDLQIKGPAADIRITGRTGLQSKDYDQRMVVTPHAGATLPVVGAIAGGPVGAAAGLVMQGLFNKQINAVARATYQVTGPWEKPQITLLSREQGRAGRGARAPEPPAR from the coding sequence ATGGCACCCCCGATAGATCCCGGGCGCCGCCGCTGGCGGCGCGTCCGGCGCGCCGTCGCGGCGACGCTGGCCACGATCGTCATTGCCCTGGGCGTGCTGGTCGGGATCGGCCAGCTGGTCGTGCCGTGGCTGGTACGCAACCCCGACCGGGTCGAGACCTGGCTGTCCGAGCGCATCCACCGGCCGGTGACGATCGGCCACATCGCCGCGCGCTGGGTCCGCGGCGGGCCGCAGCTGGTGCTCGAGAACGTCCTGATCGGCCCGCGCGCGCCCGACCAGACGCCGCTGCGGCTCCAGCGCGCGGAGCTGGCACTGAACCTGTTCGCGCCGTTCCAGCGCAACCGCGCCTGGAACGAGTTCCGCCTGGCGGGCCTGGACCTCGCGCTGGAGCGCGATGCCGCCGGCCGCTGGCAGATGCACGGCTTCGACCTGGACGTGACCGCCACCAGCGACCCGCTCGGCGCGCTCGGCGTCCTGGTCCTGGTGGACCTGAAACTGCGGCTCGACGACGAGAAGCACGCGATCCACTGGCAGGTCGGCGCCAGCGAGCTGCGCGTGGTCAACCGCGGTGCCGAGCTGTACGTGCTCGGCAAGGTCCGCAGCCTCGACAACGAATCCACGCCGCTGGACCTCATCACCTCGATCCGGCGCGGCGAGGGGCGCGGCCGCCTCTACCTCTCCGGTGCCGACGTGGACCTCGGGCGCCTGCTGCGCGAGCAGTCCTATGCCGGCGCGCGCCTGCAATCCGGTCGCGGCAGCGTGCAGGCCTGGGCCGAGTGGGACGGCGGCCAGGTACTGGACCTGCGCACGCGCGTGGACCTGCGCGACCTGGCGCTCGCCGGTACCGCGCCCGGCCCGGCGCCGGGCGCCTCGCAGCCGCTGGCCGCCTTCGAACGGCTGGCGCTGGCCCTGCGCTGGCGCCGCGGCAGCGGCGAGGCCTGGGCGCTGGACATCGCGGACTTCGCGTTGACGCAGGCCGGCCAGGCCTATCCGCCGATGCGGATCGGCGTCGACTACCAGGGGTCGCAGCCGCTGCGCTGGCGTGCCGGTGCCGACACGCTGGCGCTGGCGCCGCTGGCCCGTCTCACTGCCCTGGCCGACCGCCTGCCCGATGGCTTGCGCACCTGGCTGCGGGACGCGGCGCCGCGCGGCCGCATCGACGGCCTGGCGGTCCGCTACGACGCGCCCGACGACTACGCGCTGGAGGGACGCTTCGCCGAAGTCGGCTTCGTACCGGCCGGCAAGGCGCCCGGCATCGTGCGGCTGGACGGACAGGTCCGCGGCGATGCGCAGGCGGTCCTGATCGAGCTGCCGCTGCAGGCCGTCACCGCCGACTTCCCGGGCGTGTTCCGCTGGCCGCTCGCCTTCGGCGAATTCGGCGGCGACGTGCTGCTGCGGCCGGTCGAGGGTGGCTGGCGCCTGGAGACCGATCGCATCGGCTTCGAGGGCGAAGGCTACGGGGGCGAGCTGCGCGGCGGGATCGAGCTGCTGCGCGGCCGGCCGCGGCCGGTGCTCGACCTCTACGCCGCGGTCGCGCACGGCGAAGTGCAGGCCGCCAAGCGGTTCTGGCCGGTCAACGTGATGCCGCGGCCGGCGGTCGACTGGCTGGATCGCGCGCTCGTGGCCGGTCGTGTCGCCGGGGGGCGCGCCGTGTTCCGTGGCGACCTGGCGGAATGGCCGTTCGACACCTTCGGCGGCCGCTTCGAGGCGGTCGCCGAGATCGAGGATACGCAGCTGCAGTACCTGGGCGAGTGGCCGCGCGTGGAGGGGCTGAAGGCCACCGCGCGCTTCGTCAACGACGGCATGGAAGCCTCCGCCAGCGCCGGCACGTCGCTCGGCGCCAGCATCGGCAGCGCCGAGGCGCGCATCGCCGACTTCGGCGACGCGGCGCTGGAGCTGTCCGCCACCGGCCGTGGTACCGGCCGCAACCTGCTGGCGTTCGTGCGCGCCACGCCGATCGGCGCGCGCTATCGCGAGGCGTTGACCGGGCTGGCCATCGGCGGCAGCGGCGATTTCGATTTCAAGCTCGGCGTGCCGCTGAAGAAGGACGCGCACGGCTTCTCGCTCGACGGTACGGTCGCGCTGGCCGGCGCGACCGTCACCCAGCCCGACTGGCGCGTGGACCTGACCGACGTCGGCGGTCGCGTCCGCTTCGACCAGGGTGGCCTGCAGGCCGACCGGCTGGCCGTCAAGACGCGCGGCCATGCCGGCACGCTGACGCTGGCGATCGGCGAGGCCACCGCGCCGGGCCAGGCGGTGCAGGCGCAGCTGCAGGCGCGCCTGCCGGCCGACGTGGTGTTCGCCGACGTGCCCGGCCTGGAAACGATCGTGGCCCGGATGGCGGGTACCTCGCTCTGGACGATCGCGGCGAGCGTCGCCGACGCGGCGAACGGCGTGCCGGGCCGCACGCAGCTGGTGGCCGAGACCGACCTGGTCGGCACCACGATCGACCTGCCGGCGCCGCTGGCGAAGGGGGCCGACACCGCGCGGCCGCTGCGCATCGCGTTGCCGATGCCGTATGCCGGCGGCGACCTGCGCGTCACGCTCGGCGACGTGCTGACGATCGACGGCCGCCTGCCGTCCGCGACGGCCCCGCTGGCGCTGCGCCTGGATTTCGGCACCGGTACCGGCGGTGCGTTGCCGGACCGTGGCTTCGTGGTCGGCGGACGGGCGCCGGTGCTCGACCTGGGAGCCTGGGTCGGCTTTGCCGGCGGCTCGGCCGGCACCGGCGACTTCGAGCTGCGCGGCGCCGACGTGGCCGTCGACGACCTGCAACTGGGCACGCGCTCGATCGGCGCGACCGGCATCCGCATCGCGCGCAGCGAGGCGGCGATCGAACTGGGCTTTACCGGCGCGGCGGTGCAGGGCGGCATCACGTTCCCGACGCGGGACCTGGCACGCGCCGGCGTGACCGTCCATCTGGACCGCCTGCACTGGCCCGAGTCTCCCGAAGAGGAGGACGAAAGCACGGTCAGCGACATCGCGCCCGGCGCGCTGCCGCCGCTGCACGTGTGGATCGGCGATCTGAAGATCGGCCGCGCCGTGCTCGGCCAGACGCGGCTGGAGAGCCGCCCGGTCGCCGGCGGCATGCGCATCGACCAGCTCGAGGCGAAGTCGCCGAACCTGCAGATGCACGCACAGGGCGACTGGACCGGTACCGAGGCCGACAACCGGTCGCGGCTGTCGATCGACCTGGCCTCGCACAACCTGGGACGGATGCTGGACGCGTTCGGCTATGCCGGGATCATCGACGGCGGCCAGACCACGGCCCGCATCGAGGCCGGCTGGGCCGGGCCGCCGACCGCCTTCGCGCTGGCGAAGCTGGACGGCACGCTGGCGATCACGGTCGGCGCCGGGCGCATCCTCGACGTGGAGCCCGGGGCCGGGCGCATCTTCGGCCTGCTGTCGCTGACCGAGATCCCGCGGCGGCTGAGCCTGGATTTTTCGGATTTCTTCAAGTCGGGCTTCAGCTTCAACGCGATCACCGGCACGTTCAAGCTGACCACCGGCAATGCGGCGACCGACGACCTGCAGATCAAGGGGCCGGCGGCCGACATCCGGATCACCGGCCGCACCGGCCTGCAGAGCAAGGACTACGACCAGCGGATGGTGGTCACGCCGCATGCGGGTGCCACCTTGCCGGTGGTCGGCGCGATCGCCGGCGGCCCGGTCGGCGCCGCGGCCGGCCTGGTCATGCAGGGCTTGTTCAACAAGCAGATCAACGCCGTCGCGCGCGCCACCTACCAGGTCACCGGCCCGTGGGAGAAGCCCCAGATCACGTTGCTTTCGCGCGAGCAGGGGCGGGCCGGCAGGGGCGCCCGCGCGCCGGAGCCGCCCGCCCGCTGA
- the tldD gene encoding metalloprotease TldD, with translation MTSLIAQAEQRLLRPGGLSAADLEPVFARLMAPSVDAADLYFQHSRSESWLLEDGIVKEGSHSIEQGVGVRAVAGEKTGFAYSDEIVLPSLLQAAGSARAIAKAGSNGSGRPLALASAAALYPAIDPIDTLSSEAKVRLLREIDGFTRALDPRVQQVIVSLSAGVDTVLIAGSDGTLAADVRPLVRMNVQVIAEQNGRRESGSGGGGGRYGFDELLADGRAHAFAREAVRTALVNLEAVDAPAGTMTVVLGPGWPGVLLHEAIGHGLEGDFNRKETSAFAGRIGERVAAAGVTVVDDGTLAGRRGSLSIDDEGTPTRCTTLIENGILKGYMQDKANARLMKAAPTGNGRRESFAHLPMPRMTNTYMLPGTLAPEEIIGSVKRGLYAVNFGGGQVDITNGKFVFSASEAYLIENGRVTRPVKGATLVGSGPDVLTRVSMIGNDLALDEGVGVCGKDGQSVPVGVGQPTLKIDAMTVGGTAA, from the coding sequence ATGACCTCATTGATCGCCCAGGCCGAGCAGCGGCTGCTGCGGCCCGGCGGGCTTTCTGCCGCCGATCTCGAACCCGTCTTCGCGCGCCTGATGGCGCCGTCGGTCGATGCGGCGGACCTGTATTTCCAGCACTCGCGCAGCGAGTCCTGGCTGCTCGAGGACGGCATCGTCAAGGAGGGCAGCCACAGCATCGAGCAGGGCGTGGGCGTGCGCGCCGTGGCCGGCGAGAAGACCGGCTTCGCCTACTCCGACGAGATCGTGCTGCCGTCCCTGCTGCAGGCGGCGGGCTCGGCGCGCGCGATCGCCAAGGCCGGCAGCAACGGCAGCGGCCGCCCGCTGGCGCTGGCCAGCGCCGCCGCGCTGTATCCGGCGATCGACCCGATCGACACGCTGTCGAGCGAGGCCAAGGTGCGGCTGCTGCGCGAGATCGACGGCTTCACGCGGGCACTCGATCCGCGCGTACAGCAGGTGATCGTCAGCCTTTCCGCCGGCGTGGACACCGTTCTGATCGCCGGCTCCGACGGCACGCTGGCCGCCGACGTGCGGCCGCTGGTGCGCATGAACGTCCAGGTGATCGCCGAGCAGAACGGCCGGCGCGAATCGGGCAGCGGCGGCGGCGGCGGGCGCTACGGCTTCGACGAGCTGCTCGCCGACGGCCGCGCGCACGCGTTCGCCCGCGAGGCGGTGCGCACCGCCCTGGTCAACCTCGAGGCCGTCGACGCGCCGGCCGGCACGATGACCGTCGTGCTCGGCCCCGGCTGGCCGGGCGTGCTGCTGCACGAGGCGATCGGCCACGGCCTGGAAGGCGACTTCAACCGCAAGGAAACCTCGGCCTTCGCCGGCCGCATCGGCGAGCGCGTCGCGGCCGCCGGCGTGACCGTCGTCGACGACGGCACCCTGGCCGGCCGGCGCGGTTCGCTCAGCATCGACGACGAAGGCACGCCGACCCGCTGCACCACGCTGATCGAGAACGGCATCCTCAAGGGCTACATGCAGGACAAGGCCAATGCGCGCCTGATGAAGGCGGCGCCGACCGGCAACGGCCGGCGCGAGTCGTTCGCGCACCTGCCGATGCCGCGGATGACCAACACCTACATGCTGCCCGGCACGCTGGCGCCGGAAGAGATCATCGGCTCGGTCAAGCGCGGCCTCTACGCGGTCAACTTCGGCGGTGGCCAGGTCGACATCACCAACGGCAAGTTCGTGTTCTCCGCCAGCGAGGCCTACCTGATCGAGAACGGCCGCGTGACGCGTCCGGTCAAGGGCGCGACCCTGGTCGGCTCCGGCCCGGACGTGCTGACGCGCGTGTCGATGATCGGCAACGACCTGGCGCTCGACGAGGGCGTCGGCGTCTGCGGCAAGGACGGCCAGAGCGTGCCGGTCGGTGTCGGCCAGCCGACGCTGAAGATCGACGCGATGACGGTCGGCGGCACCGCCGCATGA
- the yjgA gene encoding ribosome biogenesis factor YjgA, with the protein MIDHDVTDEYAGPSRSQLRREALDVLKLATALAALSDAQLDRLPLPEDVRGEVERTRATPSHGARKRQTQYLAKHLRRLDEEALEAIRRLLDHDRQSAHRETALLHQLEAWRDRLVAEGDPALDALLERHPGGDRQQLRALIRQARLEAERAKPPRAARELFRLLRAHLDAGPAA; encoded by the coding sequence ATGATCGACCACGACGTTACCGATGAGTATGCGGGCCCGAGTCGCAGCCAGCTGCGGCGCGAGGCCCTGGATGTATTGAAACTGGCGACGGCGCTGGCTGCGCTTTCAGACGCCCAGCTCGACCGGCTGCCGCTGCCCGAGGACGTCCGCGGCGAGGTCGAGCGCACCCGCGCGACGCCTTCGCACGGCGCCCGCAAGCGGCAGACGCAGTACCTGGCCAAGCACCTGCGGCGGCTCGACGAGGAGGCGCTCGAGGCGATTCGCCGCCTGCTCGACCACGACCGCCAGTCCGCACATCGCGAAACCGCGCTGCTGCACCAGCTGGAAGCTTGGCGCGACCGCCTCGTCGCCGAAGGCGATCCGGCGCTGGACGCCCTGCTCGAACGGCATCCGGGCGGCGACCGCCAGCAGCTGCGCGCCTTGATCCGGCAGGCCCGGCTCGAAGCCGAGCGCGCCAAGCCGCCGCGCGCGGCGCGCGAGCTGTTCCGCCTGCTGCGCGCCCACCTGGACGCCGGCCCGGCGGCCTGA
- the pmbA gene encoding metalloprotease PmbA — MNAALTPRNDTSQDELARLAEVCQDVLRRCRSAGASEAEVAASIDTGLDVGVRLGEVETITRTRDRGVSLTVLFGKRKGSASTADLDPESIARTVEHACAIARHTEEDPCNGLADPALYAREFPDLDLWHPWAIDAEQAIELGLRIEAAGRGHDPRISNSEGAAVQVGESVLANANSAGFAGVERSTRHLLSCALIAEDAQGMQQNYWYDAVRSATDFTDPETIGRRAAERTVARLDARRLSTRQCPVLFVPEVARGLIGHFLSAVSGGALYRRASFLVDHLGRPVFPGFVQMTERPRLPRGHGSSVFDAEGVATRDADLVRDGVLQRYILGSYSARKLGLATTANAGGIHNLVVTPGADDFAALLRRMGTGLVVTEVMGQGVSLITGDYSRGASGFWVENGEIAYPVEEITIASNLREMFAGIVAIGRDVDPRSHLLTGSILLERMTIAGE; from the coding sequence GTGAACGCAGCGCTCACCCCTAGAAACGATACCAGCCAGGACGAGCTGGCCCGGCTCGCCGAGGTCTGCCAGGACGTGCTGCGCCGCTGCCGGTCGGCCGGCGCCAGCGAGGCGGAAGTGGCCGCCAGCATCGATACCGGCCTGGATGTCGGCGTCCGCCTGGGCGAGGTCGAGACGATCACGCGCACGCGCGATCGCGGCGTGTCGCTGACCGTGCTGTTCGGCAAGCGCAAGGGCTCGGCCAGCACCGCCGATCTCGACCCGGAGTCGATCGCGCGGACCGTCGAGCACGCCTGCGCGATCGCCCGCCATACCGAAGAGGACCCCTGCAACGGCCTGGCCGACCCGGCGCTCTACGCGCGCGAGTTTCCGGACCTGGACCTGTGGCACCCCTGGGCGATCGACGCCGAGCAGGCGATCGAGCTCGGCCTGCGCATCGAGGCGGCCGGGCGCGGCCACGATCCGCGCATCAGCAATTCCGAAGGCGCCGCGGTGCAGGTCGGCGAGTCGGTGCTGGCCAATGCCAATTCGGCCGGCTTCGCCGGCGTCGAGCGCAGTACCCGCCACCTGCTGTCGTGCGCGCTGATCGCCGAGGATGCGCAGGGCATGCAGCAGAACTACTGGTACGACGCGGTACGCTCGGCCACCGATTTCACCGATCCGGAAACGATCGGCCGCCGTGCCGCCGAGCGCACGGTCGCGCGTCTCGACGCGCGCCGGCTCTCGACGCGGCAGTGCCCGGTCCTGTTCGTGCCCGAGGTGGCGCGCGGCCTGATCGGCCACTTCCTGTCGGCGGTCAGCGGCGGTGCGCTGTACCGGCGCGCGAGCTTCCTCGTCGATCACCTGGGCCGGCCGGTGTTCCCCGGTTTCGTCCAGATGACCGAGCGGCCGCGCCTGCCGCGCGGGCACGGCTCGAGCGTGTTCGATGCCGAAGGCGTCGCCACGCGCGACGCCGACCTCGTACGCGACGGCGTGCTGCAGCGCTACATCCTCGGCAGCTACTCGGCGCGCAAGCTCGGCCTGGCGACCACCGCCAACGCCGGTGGCATCCACAACCTCGTCGTCACCCCCGGCGCGGACGACTTCGCCGCGCTGCTGCGGCGCATGGGTACCGGCCTGGTCGTCACCGAGGTGATGGGGCAGGGCGTGTCGCTGATCACCGGCGACTACTCGCGCGGCGCGTCGGGCTTCTGGGTCGAGAACGGCGAGATCGCCTACCCGGTCGAGGAGATCACGATCGCCTCGAACCTGCGCGAGATGTTCGCCGGCATCGTCGCGATCGGCCGCGACGTCGATCCGCGCTCGCACCTGCTGACCGGCTCGATCCTGCTCGAGCGGATGACGATCGCGGGCGAGTAG